DNA sequence from the Pseudomonas tritici genome:
GCCGAACACGCCGTAGACGATGGCCGGTACGCCGGCCAGGTTGTTCACGGCGATACGGATGATGCGCGTCAACGTGTTCTGCTTGGCGTATTCACGCAGGTACACCGCCGCCAGCACGCCGAACGGCGTCACGATCATTGCCATGATCAGGGTCATCATCACGGTGCCGAAGATGGCCGGGAAGATCCCGCCTTCGGTGTTGGCTTCCCGCGGGTCATCGCTGAGGAATTCCCAGACCTTGCTGAAGTAGAAGCCGATCTTGGTCATCGTGCCCATGGCGTTAGGCTGGTAGGCGTGCACCACTTTGCCGATGCCGATTTCCACTTCCTTGCCGTTGCCGTCACGGGCGGTCAGCGAGTCGCGGTTGAACTGGGCATGCAGGTCGGCCAAGCGTGCTTCGATGTCTTGGTAACGGGCATTCAGTTCGGCGCGGTCAGCGTCCATGTCGGCTTGGGCGGCGGCGTCGAGCTTGCCTTCCAGCTCCAGTTTGCGACCGTGCAGGCGGATGCGTTCAAGGCCGGCGTTGATCGCGCCAATGTCGGACTTCTCCAGGGTCTTGAGCTGGACAGCCAGCTTGTTGACGCGGTCGACACGGGCCTGCAGCTCTGGCCACGCAGCTTCGCCTTCGGCGATGACCTTGCCATCCTGTTTGACGTTGACCAGCGTGCCGTAGAAGTTGCCCCACTCACGCCGCTCGATGGTCATCAGGTTCGCAGGCGTGGTCTGGTCCTTGAGCCACTCGCCGACGATCCAGGTGAAGTCGTTGCCGTTCAGGTCGCGGTTGCCGACCTTGATCAGCTCGCGGGTCATGAATTCCGGGCCTTGGTCCGGCACGGGCAGGCCAGCGCTTTTCAGGCGCTCACGCGGTACTTCTTCTTTCTGCACCACTTCGCCGATGACGATGTGATTGGCCTGGCCCGGTACGGTGTAGTTGGCCTGGATCAGGTCGGCTGGCCAGAAGTGGCCCAAACCACGCACCGCAATCACAGCCAGCAAACCAATGGTCATGATGACCGCGATGGACACCGCGCCACCGCTGATCCAGACGCCCGGGGCGCCGCTCTTGAACCATCCATTCAGGGAGTTCTGTTTCACAGACTTCTACCTTTCTTAAAGCGACGAGTATTTCTTGCGCAGACGCTGACGGATCAGCTCGGCGAGGGTGTTCATGATGAAGGTGAACAACAGCAGCACCAGCGCCGAGAGGAACAGCACGCGGTAGTGACTGCCGCCGACTTCCGACTCGGGCATTTCCACCGCGACGTTGGCCGCGAGCGTGCGCAGGCCTTCGAACAGGTTCATTTCCATCACCGGGGTGTTACCGGTGGCCATCAACACGATCATGGTCTCGCCGACAGCGCGGCCCATGCCGATCATCAGCGCCGAGAAGATGCCCGGGCTGGCGGTCAGAATCACCACGCGCGTCATGGTCTGCCACGGGGTGGCGCCCAGGGCCAGGGAGCCCAGGGTCAGGCCGCGCGGCACGCTGAACACAGCGTCTTCGGCGATGGAGTAAATGTTCGGGATCACCGCGAAGCCCATGGCCAAACCGACCACCAGGGCGTTGCGCTGGTCGTAGGTGATGCCTAGGTCGTGAGAGATCCACATACGCATGTCACCGCCAAAGAACCAGGTCTCCAGGTAGGGGCTCATGTACAGCGAGAGCCAACCCACAAACAGGATCACCGGGATCAGGATCGCACTTTCCCAACCATCGGGAACGCGCAGGCGGATCGACTCAGGCAGGCGGCTGAACACGAAGCCGGCGACCAGGATGCCAATCGGCAACAGCATCAGCAGGCTGAAAATCCCCGGTAGATGCCCTTCCACATACGGCGCCAGGAACAGGCCGGCGAAGAAGCCGAGGATCACCGTCGGCATGGCTTCCATCAGCTCGATCACCGGCTTGACCTTGCGGCGCAGGCTCGGAGCCATGAAGTAAGCGGTGTAGATCGCCGCGGCAACGGCGAGCGGCGCAGCCAGCAGCATGGCGTAGAACGCAGCCTTCAAGGTGCCGAAGGTCAGCGGGGCCAGGCTCATCTTGGGTTCGAAGTCGGTGTTGGCGGCGGTCGATTGCCAGACGTATTTAGGCTCGTCGTAGTTTTCGTACCAGACCTTGCTCCACAACGCGCTCCAGGAGACTTCCGGGTGCGGGTTGTCCAGCATCAACGGCTGCAACTTACCGCCGGCTTCCACGATCACGCGGTTGGCGCGGGGCGACAGGCCATACACGCCTTGTCCGTCGACGACCGGGTCAACCAGCAGCGTGCGGTGCGCGGTGCTGTGGAACACGCCAAACTTGCCGGAGGCATCGAGGGCAGTGAAGCCTTTGCGACGCTCTTCAGCGGAAATTTCAACGATAGGCGTGGTGCCCATCTGGAAGGTGCGGATCTGCTTGAGGTGCTGCTCGCCATCCGGGTCACGGGCCATGAACCACTGGGCCAGGCCGCCCTTGGAGTTACCGATGATCAGCGAGATACCACCCACCAACTGAGTGCTGGCGGTGACTTCAGCGTTGCCGTCTTCCAGCAGCTTGTAGCGACCGTTGAGGCTGTTGTCGCGCAGGCTGAATACATCGGCGAGGGCACGGCCGTTAATCACATAGAGCCACTGCTGGCGTGGGTCGATGAAGATCGCCTTCACGGGCTCAGTCATTTGCGGCAGCTCGATACGCTTCTGCTCACTGGTGACTTCGCCGGTCATCATGTTTTCTTCGCGGCTCAGGGACAGCACGTTCAAGTGCGAACCGGCCGAACCGGCGACTACCAAGGTGGAGTCCGTGGCATTGAGGGCGACGTGCTCCAACGGACGGCCGGCGTCATCCAGCACGATCGGGGTTTCACCGTAGGGGTATTCGATTGCAGGCGAAATGGTTTTGTTGCCGTCCGGGTAGGACACCTTATAGGTGTGGCGGAACACCAGGGACTGGCCGTTGGACAAACCCAGGATCACCAGCGGGCTGCCGGGTTGGTCTTCACCGATGGACGCAACGCTGGTGCCGGCGGGCAGGGGCAGGTCGACACGCTTGAGTTCGGCGCCCGTCGCCACATCAAAGAACAGCGCCTGGCCCTTGTCGGAAACCCGCATGGCAACTTGGTTCTGTTCTTCGAGGGAGATCATCAGCGGCTTGCCGGCGTCCTGGATCCAGGCCGGGGTCAGTGCGTCTTCCTTGGTCAATGAGGCGCCCTGGAACAAGGGCGCGACGACATAAGCAAGAAAGAAGAAAATCAGGGTGATGGCGCCGAGGACAGCGAGGCCGCCGACCAGTACATACCAACGGGTCAGTCGGTCCTTGAGCGCGCGAATGCGGCGTTTGCGTTGCAGCTCAGGCGTATTGAAATCAATGCGCTTGGGGGGAGAAGTCGTCGTCATGGTGGAATTGGCCAGATCATTCATGCGCACACCCTAGCGATCCTGTATGACAGAAAGATGACAGTGCAGTGACGCAACAAATCCGCCGCGAAGCATAGCTGGCAGCGGATTGGAAAATTCGGATGCGGAGCCGGCAGGCCGGCCCCGCAGAGGCAATCAGTTGCCTTCTTTCAGACCCAGGTCAGCCAGTGCCTTGGCGGCGACTTTGGCTGGCAGTGGGATGTAGCCGTCTTTCACTACAACTTCCTGGCCCTGTTTGGACAGCACCAGCTTCACGAACTCAGCTTCCAGCGGAGCCAGAGGCTTGTTCGGGGCTTTGTTGACGTAAACGTAGAGGAAGCGCGACAGCGGGTATTTGCCGTTCAGGGCGTTTTCTTCGCTGTCTTCGATGAACTCAGTGCTGCCTTTCTTGGCCAGGGCCACTGTTTTCACGCTGGCGGTCTTGTAGCCGATGCCCGAGTAACCGATGCCGTTCAGCGAGGAGCTGATCGACTGCACGACCGAAGCCGAGCCTGGTTGTTCGTTCACGTTTGGCTTGTAGTCGCCTTTGCACAGGGCTTCTTCTTTGAAGTAGCCGTAGGTGCCGGACACCGAGTTACGACCGAACAGTTGTACTGGCTTGTTAGCCAGGTCGCCGGTCACGCCCAGGTCACCCCAGGTTTTCACGTCGGCTTTGCCACCGCACAGGCGAGTCGAGGAGAAGATGGCGTCGACTTGTTCCATGGTCAGGTGCTGGATCGGGTTGTCCTTGTGCACGAATACAGCCAAGGCATCCACGGCAACCGGGATAGCGGTTGGCTTGTAGCCGTACTTCTGCTCGAAGGCGGCCAGTTCGGTGTCCTTCATCTTGCGGCTCATCGGGCCCAGGTTGGAGGTGCCTTCAGTCAGCGCAGGTGGCGCAGTAGCGGAGCCGGCAGCTTGAATCTGAATGTTGACGTTCGGGTATTCCTTCTTGTAACCCTCGGCCCACAGGGTCATCAGGTTAGCCAGGGTATCGGAACCAACGCTGGACAAGTTGCCCGACACACCAGTGGTCTTAACGTAAGCCGGGATTGCCGGATCAACACCAGCGGCCACCGCGTTGGCGGTCGCAACGCCAGCAGCGACAAAAGTCATTGCCGCCATCAAACGTTTCAGTTTCATGCCTTGCTCCTAGCAGATAGGGATAATTGGATCGGGGCCAAGTATCAGGAGGCCGTGTGAACACTCTATGTCGGGAATGTGACAGTTAGATGAAAGGCCACTATTGGCAAGGGAGGGGATAAAGCGAGGAACGGCCATCACTCCCACGCAGGCCGTGGGAGCGATCGTTATCAAACAATCAGCGGGCGCGCTTCCACAGATACCCACCCACTACCATCCCCATCACACACAGCGCGGCAACGTAGTAGGCCGGGCCCATCGGGCTTTCTTTCATCAACAGCGACACGGCCAGCGGCGTCAGCCCGCCGAACACGGCGTAGGCCACGTTATAGGAGAACGACAACCCGCTGAAGCGCACCACGGGCGGGAAGGCTTTGACCATCACGTATGGCACCACGCCGATGGTGCCTACGAACAGGCCGGTCAAGGCGTACAGCGGGAACAGCCAGTCCGGGTGGGCCATCAGGCTGTGATACAGCGTCCAGGAAGTCGCCAGTAACAGCGCACATCCGCTGATCAGCACGCGGCCAGCGCCGAAGCGGTCGGCCAGGGCGCCCGAGGCGATGCAACCCAGGCTCAGGGTGACGATGGCCAGGCTGTTGGCCTGCAGCGCCACGGTCGGGCTGAAGTGGTAGACGGTTTGCAGCACGGTCGGGGTCATCAGGATGACCACCACGACGCCGGCCGACAGCAGCCAGGTCAGCAGCATCGACAAGACGATGGCGCCACGGTGGTCGCGCAGCACGGCGCGCAATGGCAGCTCGGCGGCCAGGGTCTTGCGTTGCTGCATTTCGGCGAAGATCGGTGTTTCATGCAGCCAACGGCGCAGGTACACCGACAGCAGGCCGAACACACCGCCAAGCAGGAACGGGATCCGCCAGGCGTAATCCGAGACCTGCTCCGGGCTATAAAGCGTGTTGATGGCGGTGGCCACCAGCGAACCCAGCAAAATGCCGGCGGTCAGGCCGCTGGTCAGGGTGCCGCAGGCATAGCCGATATGGCGTGGTGGTACGTGCTCGGAGACAAACACCCAAGCGCCTGGTACTTCGCCACCAATGGCTGCGCCCTGGATGATGCGCATCAACAGCAGCAGGACCGGGGCCCACAGGCCAATCTGTGCGTAAGTCGGCAGCAGGCCCATGATCAGGGTCGGCACGGCCATCATGAAGATGCTCAGGGTGAACATCTTCTTGCGACCCAGCAGGTCACCGAAGTGCGCCATGATGATGCCGCCCAACGGGCGTGCCAGGTAGCCCGCGGCGAAGATGCCGAAGGTCTGCATCATGCGCAGCCATTCGGGCATGTCGACGGGGAAGAAGAGTTTTCCGACCACGGTGGCGAAAAACACGAAAATGATGAAATCATAAAATTCCAGCGCCCCGCCCAAGGCAGACAGCGACAGGGTTTTGTAGTCGTTGCGGGTCAGCGGGCGCGAAGGTTGCGCACTGCTTGCGGGCACGGAGGACATGGCAAGGCTTCTCTTATTAGTCAGAACGGCAAGCCCGAGGTGTTGGCAGGGCCGGAGCAGGTTCGGCAAGATAGCAAATCGCCCGGAAAAGCACACCAGAAGCACAGTTGCCACAAAAAGCCCCCATACAGCCGCGAATTGCCGACCAAATGAGCCCCCAGAGGTCGTCGTGGCGCCAGGGTCCCGATATACTCGGCCCTTACAGGCGCAAGAACCGCAGTCTTGAGGGGCTGCTGTGCCAAAACGTTGTTGGGTGCCGTCCAGCCGATTTGGCAGAGTTTCCCTTTAGTACGCCTTACGAGAAACGCATCACGCGGTGTATGTTGGTGCTGAAACGTTTTTCCATAAGACGGCTATCCACTTGAAATACCCATGAAGCGTCACGGGTCAGAGGCCCTCGGCATGATCGAACTCGAACAAGAAGATCCAATCCCGCAAGGCGATCTCGCCCTGCAAATCACCGCGCTTCCACGTGAAACCAACGGTTTCGGCGATATCTTCGGCGGCTGGCTGGTCGCGCAGATGGACCTCGCCGGCACCGCCATGGCCAGCAAGGTCGCAGGCGGGCGTGTCGCCACCGTGGCGATTGATCGCATGGCGTTCCTTGTGCCGGTTGCGGTGGGCGCGCAGCTTTCCTTCTATACCCAGGCCTTGGAAATCGGCCGCAGCTCGATCCAGATGATGGTCGAAGTGTGGAGCGACGACCCGCTGTCCAGCGAATGGCGCAAGGTCACCGAGGCCGTATTCGTGTTTGTCGCCATCGATGGCAGCGGCCGTACGCGTTCGGTACCGTCACGCGCGCGTTAAACCTCACACGGTTTTGACGGTCAATTGCCCCATTGCCTGCCATTGAAGAGTGTTGCTATGCCTACGCCCCACGTTGAGACCGCGAAAATCGACGAGCTGGATTGCTGGCGCATCCGCCACAACGGCGCCGAACTGATGGTGGCCCAACAGGGTGCACATATCTTCAGTTACGGACGCGACGGCGAGCAGCCGCTGATCTGGCCGAACCCTGACGCGGTGTTCAAGCAAGGCAAAGGCATTCGTACCGGTGTGCCAGTGTGCTGGCCGTGGTTTGGCGTATTCGACCGCAACCCCCAGAGCGTCAAGGCGATGCGTCAAGGCGATCAGCCTGCCGGCGCGCACGGTTTTGCGCGCACGGCACGCTGGGAATTGGCCGGCACCGAGCTTGAAGGCGAGGCATTGCGTGTTGACCTGGTGCTGCCAGTACCTACGGGCGGCTTCCCTGGCTGGCCCCATCTAGTCGACCTGAGGCTGAGCCTGCTGCTCGACGACCAACTGCATATCCGCCTCACCAGCCACAACCGTGGCACTCACACCGTGACCTTCAGCCAGGCGCTGCACACCTATTTCGCCGTGAGCGATGTGCGCAACGTGCAGGTCGAAGGGCTGGACGGATCGGCGTATATCGATACCGCCGACGGCTGGAGCACAAAACAGCAATTCGGGCTGCTGCACTTCACCGGCGAGACCGACCGAATCTACCTGGATACACCAGCGCAGTTGAGCATCATCGATAACGACTGGCAGCGCCGCATCCAGCTCACCAGCCAGGGTTCGAAGTCGACCGTGATCTGGAACCCTTGGACCGAGCGTGCCAAAGCCTTTGATGACATGGCTGATGATGGCTGGACAGGCATGCTGTGCATCGAAACAGCGAATGTGCTGGATGATGTGGTAAGCCTGGCACCCGGTGAAAGCCACACGCTGGGCGTGAGCATCGCCGGTATCGCCCTGTAAACGCTGATCAAAATGTGGGAGCTGGCTTGCCTGCGATGCAGAAGATTCGGCGTATCAGTGATACCGAGCCGATGCTATCGCAGGCAAGCCAGCTCCCACACTGATTGGTGTTGAGCCCTAGAGATCAGATTCCTTCACCACCCGCACCTTCCCCGCATCCAGGGCATAGGCGGCGTCGGCCAAATCGTTGTTGACCTTCTCCACCTTCAACGTGCCCGTGACCCACAGCGGCGTGTAGATATCGTCCAGCTTCAGCCCTTTGGGATAACGCACCAACACTAATTGGTTAGGCGGCGGTGGCGGCACATGGATACACGCGCCCGGATACGGCACCAGGAAGAACAGCGTGCTGCGGCCCTTGGCGTCGGTTTCCAACGGCACCGGGTAACCGCCGATGCGGATGTTCTTGCCGTTCATGGCCGCCACGGTCTTGGTGGAATACATCACCGCCGGCAAGCCTTTGCTTTGTTTCAAGCCGCCTTTGTCGGTAAAGGTGCCTTGGGCTTCGGGCGAGTTGTGGTCGATCTCGGGCATGGCTTCGAGGGCTTTTTGATCCGACAGCGGCATCAGGTCGAGCCAGTCGGTTTCCGGCAGTTCGCCGGCGTGTGCCAGGCCAGGGCCCAGCAAGAGGAGAGTCAATAGAAGACGGCGCATGGAGAAGCTCGGCAAGTACAAGTGCCGAGCATTCTAGCCCTCTGCGCCTGCGCAGCGCAGAGGACTTTGTCGGCTGATTACTTTCTTTTGATCAGGCCGTAGATCACCAGCAGCACGATGGCGCCGACCAAGGCACCGAGGAAGCCTGCGCCTTGACCCGCCTGGTAGATACCCAGTGCCTGACCACCGTAGGTAGCGGCCAGGGAGCCGGCGATACCCAACAGGATGGTCATGATCCAGCCCATGCTGTCGTCGCCAGGCTTGAGGAAACGCGCGAGCAGACCGACGATCAAGCCGATGAAGATGGTTCCGATGATACCCATGGCATTTCCCTCTGATTGAATGTGAGTCATGCCAAAGCCTAGCCAGGCTTTAGCATCCTGCAATCAGAGAGACGACGGTGACCAATGGTTCCCGCCGCCCCTCGGCTTATTGCTCGGCGATCAGCGCTTCGACCTTGAGGATCTGCGCTTGCAGCGTCGCGCGGTCCTTGCTGCGCAGGTTGGCGTGACCGACCTTGCGCCCGGCCTTGAAGGCTTTGCCGTAGTGATGCAGGTGGCAGTCATCGATCGCAATCACACGCTCAACCGGCGGTACCACACCGATGAAGTTGAGCATGGCGCTTTCGCCGACCTTGGCCGTGGAACCCAGCGGCAAGCCCGCAACCGCCCGCAGGTGGTTTTCGAACTGGCTGCACTCGGCACCTTCGGTGGTCCAGTGCCCGGAGTTGTGCACGCGCGGGGCGATTTCGTTGGCCTTCAGGCCACCGTCGACTTCAAAGAACTCGAACGCCATCACGCCCACATAGTCCAGTTGCTTGAGCACACGGCTGGAATAATCTTCGGCCAGTGCCTGCAACGGGTGATCGGTGCTGGCCACGGACAGCTTGAGAATGCCGCTGTCGTGGGTGTTGTGCACCAACGGGTAAAAGCGGGTTTCGCCATCACGGGCACGCACAGCGATCAGCGAGACTTCGCCGGTGAACGGCACGAAGCCTTCCAACAGGCACGCGACGCTGCCCAATTCGGCAAAGGTACCGACCACATCGGCGGCAGTGCGCAGGACTTTCTGGCCCTTGCCGTCATAACCCAGGGTGCGGGTTTTCAGCACGGCCGGCAGGCCGATGTTGGCGACAGCGGCGTCCAGGTCTGCCTGGGACTGGATGTCGGCGAAGGCCGGGGTCGGAATGCCCAGGTCCTTGAACATGCTTTTCTCGAACCAGCGGTCGCGGGCAATGCGCAAGGCTTCTGCGCTCGGATAGACCGGCACGAACTGCGACAGGAACGCTACGGTTTCAGCCGGGACGCTTTCGAACTCGAAGGTCACCAGATCGACTTCGTCGGCCAGCTGACGCAGGTGGTCCGGGTCGCTGTAGTCAGCCCGCAGGTGTTCACCCAAGGCGGACGCGCAGGCGTCCGGCGCCGGGTCCAGGAAAGCGAAGTTCATCCCCAGCGGGGTGCCCGCCAAGGCCAGCATGCGGCCCAGTTGGCCGCCACCGATTACACCGATTTTCATCGTCAACAACCTCAGGCGATACGTGGGTCTGGATTGTCCAGCACGCTGTCTGTCTGCTCAGCGCGGAATTTTTTCAGCACCGCGTGGAACTGCGGGTGCTTGGCGCCCAGGATGCTGGCGGACAGCAAAGCGGCGTTGATCGCGCCGGCCTTGCCGATCGCCAGGGTCGCCACCGGAATGCCGGCTGGCATCTGCACGATGGACAACAGCGAATCCACGCCCGAGAGCATCGCCGACTGCACCGGCACACCAAGTACCGGCAGGTGCGTCTTGGCCGCGCACATGCCTGGCAAGTGCGCTGCACCGCCGGCACCGGCGATGATCACCTCGATGCCACGGGATTCTGCTTCATCGGCATACTGGAACAGCAAATCCGGGGTGCGGTGGGCGGAGACCACCTTCACTTCGTACGGAATGCCGAGTTTTTCCAGCATATCGGCGGTGTGGCTAAGGGTGGACCAATCGGACTTGGAGCCCATGATCACGCCAACCAATGCACTCATCGTCGTGCCTCTTCTCTCTGGGCGCCCGCGGGCGCGTCAAAAAACAACAAGCCACGCGGGAAATCCGGCGTGGCTTGTTGTACGAAATTGGGCCGGTTGGACCGGCCGAAGGCCGCGCAGTATACCGTAATAATTAAGATAAACAGCCCCTTGGATGACCATCTGTCTAGCGGCGCAAAGTGGCGGTTTTATTGACTTATGAGTCAGTCCAAGGCGCTGGAGAATCATGTGGGAGCAAGCCCGCTCCCACATTTGATGTTCGTCGCTCTCAGGTGCCTTGCGCCGCGCCACCTTCCAACTTGCGCCACAACAACCGCACGTTCGCCTTGCGCACCAACGCACAGCGATACAAACGAATCTCCAGCGGCACGTGCCATTGCGGCCCGCCGCACACCACCAATTCCCCG
Encoded proteins:
- a CDS encoding phosphate ABC transporter substrate-binding protein PstS, which gives rise to MKLKRLMAAMTFVAAGVATANAVAAGVDPAIPAYVKTTGVSGNLSSVGSDTLANLMTLWAEGYKKEYPNVNIQIQAAGSATAPPALTEGTSNLGPMSRKMKDTELAAFEQKYGYKPTAIPVAVDALAVFVHKDNPIQHLTMEQVDAIFSSTRLCGGKADVKTWGDLGVTGDLANKPVQLFGRNSVSGTYGYFKEEALCKGDYKPNVNEQPGSASVVQSISSSLNGIGYSGIGYKTASVKTVALAKKGSTEFIEDSEENALNGKYPLSRFLYVYVNKAPNKPLAPLEAEFVKLVLSKQGQEVVVKDGYIPLPAKVAAKALADLGLKEGN
- a CDS encoding DUF3299 domain-containing protein, with translation MRRLLLTLLLLGPGLAHAGELPETDWLDLMPLSDQKALEAMPEIDHNSPEAQGTFTDKGGLKQSKGLPAVMYSTKTVAAMNGKNIRIGGYPVPLETDAKGRSTLFFLVPYPGACIHVPPPPPNQLVLVRYPKGLKLDDIYTPLWVTGTLKVEKVNNDLADAAYALDAGKVRVVKESDL
- a CDS encoding ABC transporter permease subunit; translated protein: MQDAGKPLMISLEEQNQVAMRVSDKGQALFFDVATGAELKRVDLPLPAGTSVASIGEDQPGSPLVILGLSNGQSLVFRHTYKVSYPDGNKTISPAIEYPYGETPIVLDDAGRPLEHVALNATDSTLVVAGSAGSHLNVLSLSREENMMTGEVTSEQKRIELPQMTEPVKAIFIDPRQQWLYVINGRALADVFSLRDNSLNGRYKLLEDGNAEVTASTQLVGGISLIIGNSKGGLAQWFMARDPDGEQHLKQIRTFQMGTTPIVEISAEERRKGFTALDASGKFGVFHSTAHRTLLVDPVVDGQGVYGLSPRANRVIVEAGGKLQPLMLDNPHPEVSWSALWSKVWYENYDEPKYVWQSTAANTDFEPKMSLAPLTFGTLKAAFYAMLLAAPLAVAAAIYTAYFMAPSLRRKVKPVIELMEAMPTVILGFFAGLFLAPYVEGHLPGIFSLLMLLPIGILVAGFVFSRLPESIRLRVPDGWESAILIPVILFVGWLSLYMSPYLETWFFGGDMRMWISHDLGITYDQRNALVVGLAMGFAVIPNIYSIAEDAVFSVPRGLTLGSLALGATPWQTMTRVVILTASPGIFSALMIGMGRAVGETMIVLMATGNTPVMEMNLFEGLRTLAANVAVEMPESEVGGSHYRVLFLSALVLLLFTFIMNTLAELIRQRLRKKYSSL
- a CDS encoding GlsB/YeaQ/YmgE family stress response membrane protein; this translates as MGIIGTIFIGLIVGLLARFLKPGDDSMGWIMTILLGIAGSLAATYGGQALGIYQAGQGAGFLGALVGAIVLLVIYGLIKRK
- the purE gene encoding 5-(carboxyamino)imidazole ribonucleotide mutase; amino-acid sequence: MSALVGVIMGSKSDWSTLSHTADMLEKLGIPYEVKVVSAHRTPDLLFQYADEAESRGIEVIIAGAGGAAHLPGMCAAKTHLPVLGVPVQSAMLSGVDSLLSIVQMPAGIPVATLAIGKAGAINAALLSASILGAKHPQFHAVLKKFRAEQTDSVLDNPDPRIA
- a CDS encoding D-hexose-6-phosphate mutarotase gives rise to the protein MPTPHVETAKIDELDCWRIRHNGAELMVAQQGAHIFSYGRDGEQPLIWPNPDAVFKQGKGIRTGVPVCWPWFGVFDRNPQSVKAMRQGDQPAGAHGFARTARWELAGTELEGEALRVDLVLPVPTGGFPGWPHLVDLRLSLLLDDQLHIRLTSHNRGTHTVTFSQALHTYFAVSDVRNVQVEGLDGSAYIDTADGWSTKQQFGLLHFTGETDRIYLDTPAQLSIIDNDWQRRIQLTSQGSKSTVIWNPWTERAKAFDDMADDGWTGMLCIETANVLDDVVSLAPGESHTLGVSIAGIAL
- the pstA gene encoding phosphate ABC transporter permease PstA; translation: MKQNSLNGWFKSGAPGVWISGGAVSIAVIMTIGLLAVIAVRGLGHFWPADLIQANYTVPGQANHIVIGEVVQKEEVPRERLKSAGLPVPDQGPEFMTRELIKVGNRDLNGNDFTWIVGEWLKDQTTPANLMTIERREWGNFYGTLVNVKQDGKVIAEGEAAWPELQARVDRVNKLAVQLKTLEKSDIGAINAGLERIRLHGRKLELEGKLDAAAQADMDADRAELNARYQDIEARLADLHAQFNRDSLTARDGNGKEVEIGIGKVVHAYQPNAMGTMTKIGFYFSKVWEFLSDDPREANTEGGIFPAIFGTVMMTLIMAMIVTPFGVLAAVYLREYAKQNTLTRIIRIAVNNLAGVPAIVYGVFGLGFFVYVLGGSVDRLFFAEALPAPTFGTPGLLWASLTLALLAVPVVIVATEEGLARIPRTVREGSLALGATKAETLWKIVLPMASPAMMTGMILAVARAAGEVAPLMLVGVVKLAPSLPLDGNYPYLHLDQKIMHLGFHIYDVGFQSPNVEAARPLVYATALLLVLVIATLNLSAVWIRNHLREKYKALDS
- a CDS encoding acyl-CoA thioesterase — protein: MIELEQEDPIPQGDLALQITALPRETNGFGDIFGGWLVAQMDLAGTAMASKVAGGRVATVAIDRMAFLVPVAVGAQLSFYTQALEIGRSSIQMMVEVWSDDPLSSEWRKVTEAVFVFVAIDGSGRTRSVPSRAR
- a CDS encoding 5-(carboxyamino)imidazole ribonucleotide synthase gives rise to the protein MKIGVIGGGQLGRMLALAGTPLGMNFAFLDPAPDACASALGEHLRADYSDPDHLRQLADEVDLVTFEFESVPAETVAFLSQFVPVYPSAEALRIARDRWFEKSMFKDLGIPTPAFADIQSQADLDAAVANIGLPAVLKTRTLGYDGKGQKVLRTAADVVGTFAELGSVACLLEGFVPFTGEVSLIAVRARDGETRFYPLVHNTHDSGILKLSVASTDHPLQALAEDYSSRVLKQLDYVGVMAFEFFEVDGGLKANEIAPRVHNSGHWTTEGAECSQFENHLRAVAGLPLGSTAKVGESAMLNFIGVVPPVERVIAIDDCHLHHYGKAFKAGRKVGHANLRSKDRATLQAQILKVEALIAEQ
- a CDS encoding MFS transporter; amino-acid sequence: MSSVPASSAQPSRPLTRNDYKTLSLSALGGALEFYDFIIFVFFATVVGKLFFPVDMPEWLRMMQTFGIFAAGYLARPLGGIIMAHFGDLLGRKKMFTLSIFMMAVPTLIMGLLPTYAQIGLWAPVLLLLMRIIQGAAIGGEVPGAWVFVSEHVPPRHIGYACGTLTSGLTAGILLGSLVATAINTLYSPEQVSDYAWRIPFLLGGVFGLLSVYLRRWLHETPIFAEMQQRKTLAAELPLRAVLRDHRGAIVLSMLLTWLLSAGVVVVILMTPTVLQTVYHFSPTVALQANSLAIVTLSLGCIASGALADRFGAGRVLISGCALLLATSWTLYHSLMAHPDWLFPLYALTGLFVGTIGVVPYVMVKAFPPVVRFSGLSFSYNVAYAVFGGLTPLAVSLLMKESPMGPAYYVAALCVMGMVVGGYLWKRAR